The following proteins are co-located in the Frigidibacter mobilis genome:
- the surE gene encoding 5'/3'-nucleotidase SurE, whose translation MRILITNDDGINARGLEVLTEIATELAGPKGEVWTVAPAFEQSGVAHCISYTHPMMIAKLGPRRFAAEGSPADCVLAGLFDVLQGARPDLVLSGVNRGNNSGENAMYSGTLGGAMEAALQGLPAIALSQFMGPDTNDLDDPFEAARVHGAALVRKLLDKGLWDDSDYRLFYSVNFPPVGAAAVKGMRVAAQGFRRDTSFGVEPHISPSGRKFLWIKGGAQHAPTLPGTDVAVNLNGYISVTPMRADLTAHDALAALEAALT comes from the coding sequence ATGCGGATTCTCATCACCAATGACGACGGCATCAACGCGCGCGGGCTTGAGGTTCTGACCGAGATCGCCACAGAGCTTGCGGGGCCCAAGGGCGAGGTCTGGACCGTCGCCCCCGCCTTCGAGCAATCGGGCGTGGCGCATTGCATCAGCTACACCCATCCGATGATGATTGCCAAGCTGGGGCCGCGCCGCTTTGCCGCCGAGGGCTCGCCGGCCGATTGCGTGCTGGCCGGGCTTTTCGACGTGCTGCAGGGGGCGCGGCCCGACCTGGTGCTGTCGGGGGTGAACCGCGGCAACAATTCGGGCGAGAACGCGATGTATTCGGGCACGCTTGGCGGCGCGATGGAAGCGGCGCTGCAGGGTCTGCCGGCGATTGCGCTGTCGCAGTTCATGGGACCGGACACCAACGATCTGGACGATCCGTTCGAGGCGGCGCGGGTTCATGGTGCGGCGCTGGTGCGCAAGCTGCTGGACAAGGGCCTGTGGGACGACAGCGATTACCGGCTGTTCTACAGCGTCAATTTCCCCCCCGTGGGCGCCGCGGCGGTCAAGGGAATGCGGGTTGCCGCGCAGGGCTTCCGCCGCGATACCAGCTTCGGGGTGGAGCCGCATATCTCGCCCTCGGGGCGCAAGTTCCTGTGGATCAAAGGCGGCGCGCAGCACGCGCCCACCCTGCCCGGCACCGATGTGGCGGTGAACCTCAACGGATATATCTCCGTCACCCCGATGCGCGCCGACCTGACCGCCCATGACGCGCTGGCCGCGCTGGAGGCCGCCCTGACATGA
- the alr gene encoding alanine racemase: protein MASATLQIDLDAVIANWRALDRITGPGVDTGAVVKADAYGLGAGPVALALARAGARRFFVAQAEEGAALRKTLGPGPEILVFAGHMAGDAATLAQAELTPMLNSVEQLTRHFESLPGHAFGMQLDTGMNRLGMEAPEWEAVAGIVLAEGPTLLMSHLACSDDPADPMNPAQLHEFIRLTEDTGIPRSLAATGGILLGPEYHFEVTRPGIGLHGCAPYHAGQQAVRLSLPVVQWRDVAAGEHVGYANGFIADRPTRIATVSAGYADGLARTLSGRATLWAGTIPCPLVGRVSMDLITVDVSHLSEVPDALDILGPMQGADDLAAVAGTIGYEILTGLGSRYARRYYGGQP, encoded by the coding sequence ATGGCCAGCGCAACCCTACAGATCGACCTTGATGCCGTGATCGCCAACTGGCGCGCACTGGACCGTATCACCGGGCCGGGCGTCGATACAGGCGCCGTGGTCAAGGCCGATGCCTACGGGCTGGGTGCGGGGCCGGTGGCGCTGGCGCTGGCCCGGGCCGGCGCGCGGCGGTTTTTCGTGGCCCAGGCCGAGGAAGGCGCGGCCCTGCGCAAGACGCTGGGGCCGGGGCCGGAAATCCTGGTCTTCGCCGGCCACATGGCGGGCGATGCCGCGACGCTCGCGCAGGCAGAGCTGACACCGATGCTCAATTCCGTCGAACAGCTGACCCGGCATTTCGAATCGCTGCCGGGCCATGCCTTCGGGATGCAGCTTGATACCGGGATGAACCGGCTGGGGATGGAAGCGCCCGAATGGGAGGCGGTGGCAGGCATCGTGCTGGCCGAGGGGCCGACACTGCTGATGTCGCATCTGGCCTGCTCGGACGACCCCGCCGATCCGATGAACCCGGCGCAGCTGCACGAGTTCATCCGCCTGACCGAGGATACCGGCATTCCCCGCTCGCTCGCGGCGACGGGCGGCATCCTCCTTGGCCCCGAATACCATTTCGAGGTGACACGCCCCGGTATCGGCCTGCATGGCTGCGCGCCCTATCATGCCGGGCAGCAGGCGGTGCGGCTGTCGCTGCCGGTGGTGCAGTGGCGCGACGTGGCAGCGGGCGAGCATGTGGGCTATGCCAATGGCTTCATCGCCGACCGGCCGACGCGCATCGCCACGGTGTCTGCGGGCTATGCCGACGGGCTGGCGCGCACCCTGTCGGGCCGCGCGACGCTGTGGGCCGGGACCATTCCCTGCCCGCTGGTCGGGCGGGTGTCGATGGACCTGATAACCGTCGATGTCAGCCACCTGTCCGAGGTGCCCGACGCGCTGGACATCCTTGGCCCGATGCAGGGCGCCGACGATCTGGCCGCGGTGGCCGGCACCATCGGCTACGAGATCCTCACCGGGCTCGGCTCCCGCTATGCCCGGCGCTATTACGGGGGCCAGCCATGA
- a CDS encoding paraquat-inducible protein A, whose translation MPHAAPPIQTARPLVAVNLALLVLLPLSWAAPLLRAGLLPFFELPAISVLTGLQAIWQKDVALALLVAFLALVAPYAKTVLLALIHFGRLPARFLPVLQLLGKLAMADVFLIALYIVLAKGVGMGRLETAWGLYLFTGCVLASLAVSLTSKRPGA comes from the coding sequence ATGCCCCATGCCGCCCCCCCCATCCAGACCGCCCGCCCGCTGGTCGCCGTCAACCTTGCGCTTCTGGTGCTGCTCCCGCTGTCCTGGGCGGCGCCCCTGCTGCGGGCGGGGCTGCTGCCGTTCTTCGAGCTGCCGGCGATCTCGGTGCTGACCGGGCTGCAGGCGATCTGGCAGAAGGATGTCGCGCTGGCGCTGCTGGTCGCCTTCCTCGCGCTGGTCGCGCCCTATGCCAAGACCGTGCTGCTGGCGCTGATCCATTTCGGCCGGCTGCCCGCGCGGTTTCTGCCGGTGCTGCAACTGCTGGGCAAGCTGGCGATGGCCGATGTGTTCCTGATCGCGCTTTACATCGTGCTGGCCAAGGGCGTGGGCATGGGGCGGCTGGAAACGGCCTGGGGGCTTTACCTCTTCACCGGTTGCGTGCTGGCCTCGCTGGCAGTGTCGCTGACCAGCAAACGCCCCGGCGCCTAA
- a CDS encoding MlaE family ABC transporter permease, with amino-acid sequence MTALTRPLAHLGHAVLSGLAALGRVSRFAGATVMHLVRPPFYWREFLHACLQIGWLSLPVVGMTAIFTGGALALQIYAGGSRFNAESVVPQIVALGITRELGPVLGALMVAARVASSIAAEIGTMKVTEQIDALTTLSTHPMKYLTVPRVLAATLSMPLLVAVGDALGIFGGYLVGINRLGFSASTYMSNTTGFLQFWDVGSGLVKGAVFGFIVALMGCYFGMNSGRGAQGVGGATKSAVVAASVLILASNYVLTELFFAA; translated from the coding sequence ATGACCGCGCTCACCCGGCCGCTGGCGCATCTGGGCCATGCCGTGCTGTCGGGGCTCGCCGCGCTTGGCCGGGTGTCGCGCTTTGCCGGGGCGACGGTGATGCACCTTGTCCGCCCGCCCTTCTACTGGCGCGAGTTCCTGCATGCCTGCCTGCAGATCGGCTGGCTGAGCCTGCCGGTCGTCGGCATGACCGCGATCTTCACCGGCGGCGCCCTGGCCCTGCAGATCTACGCCGGCGGCTCGCGCTTCAACGCCGAATCCGTGGTGCCGCAGATCGTGGCGCTTGGCATCACCCGCGAGCTGGGGCCGGTGCTGGGGGCGCTGATGGTGGCGGCGCGGGTCGCAAGCTCCATCGCCGCCGAGATCGGCACCATGAAGGTGACAGAACAGATCGACGCGCTGACCACGCTTTCCACGCACCCGATGAAATACCTGACGGTGCCGCGGGTGCTGGCGGCCACGCTGTCGATGCCGCTGCTGGTGGCAGTCGGCGATGCGCTTGGCATCTTCGGCGGCTATCTGGTCGGCATCAACCGGCTGGGCTTTTCCGCCAGCACCTACATGTCCAACACCACCGGCTTCCTGCAGTTCTGGGATGTGGGTTCGGGGCTGGTCAAGGGCGCGGTATTCGGCTTCATCGTGGCGCTGATGGGCTGCTATTTCGGCATGAACTCTGGCCGCGGCGCGCAGGGCGTGGGCGGGGCCACCAAATCGGCCGTGGTCGCCGCCTCGGTGCTGATCCTCGCCTCCAACTATGTGCTGACAGAACTGTTCTTCGCCGCATGA
- a CDS encoding SDR family NAD(P)-dependent oxidoreductase — protein sequence MTDSATPPAPIAPKPAPKLALVTGASRGLGAAMAEALAAQGWHVMAVARTTGALEELDDRIQAAGGQATLAPMDVTDPEAMAHLASAIAGRWGSLQLWVHTAIHAAPLAPAAHMDAKDMAKSIATNLTATATLIGLLEPLLRAGHGTALMLDDPRGGEKFFGSYGATKAAQMALVRSWQAETVKIGPRVVIAEPAPMATATRARFYPGEDRAPLADTRAEANRLIARL from the coding sequence ATGACCGATAGTGCAACGCCCCCCGCCCCCATCGCCCCGAAACCCGCCCCCAAGCTCGCGCTCGTCACCGGCGCCTCGCGCGGGCTTGGCGCGGCAATGGCCGAGGCGCTGGCCGCACAGGGCTGGCATGTGATGGCCGTGGCCCGCACCACCGGCGCGCTGGAAGAGCTCGATGACCGCATCCAGGCCGCCGGCGGCCAGGCAACGCTGGCGCCGATGGACGTGACCGACCCGGAGGCGATGGCGCATCTGGCCAGCGCGATCGCGGGCCGCTGGGGCAGCCTGCAGCTGTGGGTCCACACGGCGATCCACGCCGCGCCGCTGGCACCGGCCGCGCATATGGATGCCAAGGACATGGCGAAATCCATCGCCACCAACCTGACCGCCACTGCCACGCTGATCGGCCTGCTGGAGCCGCTGCTGCGCGCGGGCCACGGCACCGCGCTGATGCTGGACGATCCGCGCGGCGGCGAGAAGTTCTTTGGCAGCTATGGCGCGACCAAGGCGGCGCAGATGGCGCTCGTGCGCAGCTGGCAGGCCGAGACGGTGAAGATCGGCCCGCGGGTGGTGATCGCCGAGCCTGCGCCGATGGCGACCGCCACCCGCGCCCGCTTCTACCCCGGTGAGGACCGTGCGCCGCTGGCGGATACCCGCGCCGAGGCGAACCGACTGATCGCGCGGCTATAG
- a CDS encoding ABC transporter ATP-binding protein, which translates to MIRITDLHKTFGTNAVLRGVDLHVPKGESMVIIGGSGTGKSVLLKCVLGLVTPDAGSIEVDGQDVTKVPRDAFLARFGMLFQGGALFDSLSVWQNVGFRLLRGPAKLPKAQAREVAIEKLRRVGLRPEVADQFPAELSGGMQKRVGLARAIAAEPEIIFFDEPTTGLDPIMAGVINELIREIVVEMGATAMTITHDMSSVRAIADKVAMLHGGKIRWTGPVSEMDATSDPYVQQFIHGRATGPIEAVR; encoded by the coding sequence ATGATCCGCATCACCGACCTGCACAAGACCTTCGGCACCAACGCGGTTCTGCGCGGGGTGGACCTGCATGTGCCGAAGGGCGAGAGCATGGTCATCATCGGCGGATCGGGCACCGGCAAGTCGGTGCTGCTCAAATGCGTGCTGGGGCTGGTCACACCCGATGCCGGCAGCATCGAGGTCGACGGGCAGGACGTGACCAAGGTGCCCCGCGATGCCTTCCTCGCGCGCTTCGGGATGCTGTTCCAGGGCGGGGCGCTGTTCGACAGCCTCAGCGTCTGGCAGAATGTCGGATTCCGCCTGCTGCGCGGCCCGGCCAAGCTGCCCAAGGCGCAGGCGCGCGAGGTGGCCATCGAGAAGCTGCGCCGCGTCGGCCTGCGCCCCGAGGTGGCCGACCAGTTCCCGGCAGAGCTGTCAGGCGGGATGCAGAAACGCGTCGGCCTTGCCCGCGCCATCGCGGCAGAGCCCGAGATCATCTTCTTCGACGAACCCACAACCGGGCTGGACCCGATCATGGCCGGCGTCATCAACGAGCTGATCCGCGAAATCGTTGTGGAGATGGGCGCAACGGCGATGACCATCACGCACGATATGTCTTCCGTCCGTGCCATTGCCGACAAGGTGGCGATGCTGCATGGCGGCAAGATCCGCTGGACGGGGCCGGTCAGCGAAATGGACGCGACATCAGACCCTTACGTGCAACAATTCATCCACGGCCGCGCCACTGGCCCGATCGAGGCGGTGCGCTGA
- the radA gene encoding DNA repair protein RadA, which translates to MAKAPSVFTCTACGAVHKKWAGRCDACGAWNSITEEAPLSAGGAKALSQRGRTIPLTDLATEEAPPPRVRCGMDEFDRVLGGGLVPASAILVGGDPGIGKSTLLLQATASFARKGVKCLYISGEEAAAQVRMRAQRLGLADAPVGLGAETNLRDILTTLDAERPGLAVIDSIQTMWADTVEAAPGSVSQVRAAAHELVTFAKRRGVAIILVGHVTKDGQIAGPRVVEHMVDTVLYFEGERGHQFRILRAVKNRFGPADEIGVFEMTGGGLAQVANPSALFLSERGQAQPGSAVFAGIEGTRPVLTEVQALVAPSTLASPRRTVVGLDSGRVSTILAVLEARCGIPFTGLDVFLNVAGGMRVNEPAADLAIAAALLSAREDVALPPDMAIFGEISLSGALRPVGQAENRLKEAQKLGFSQAIAPERTKIEGIEGMQVRKMSDLTAFVGEIFGAG; encoded by the coding sequence ATGGCCAAAGCCCCCTCCGTGTTCACCTGCACCGCCTGCGGCGCCGTCCACAAGAAATGGGCCGGGCGCTGCGACGCCTGCGGTGCGTGGAACTCCATCACCGAAGAGGCGCCACTGTCGGCGGGCGGTGCCAAGGCGCTCTCGCAGCGCGGCCGCACCATCCCGCTGACCGATCTTGCCACGGAAGAAGCCCCCCCGCCCCGCGTGCGCTGCGGCATGGATGAGTTCGACCGGGTTCTGGGCGGCGGGCTGGTGCCCGCCTCGGCCATCCTTGTCGGCGGCGATCCGGGCATCGGCAAGTCCACCCTGCTGCTGCAAGCCACTGCCAGCTTTGCCCGCAAGGGGGTGAAATGCCTCTATATCTCGGGCGAGGAGGCCGCGGCGCAGGTGCGGATGCGCGCGCAGCGGCTGGGGCTGGCCGATGCGCCGGTCGGCCTTGGCGCCGAAACCAACCTGCGCGACATCCTCACGACGCTCGATGCCGAACGTCCGGGGCTGGCGGTGATCGATTCGATCCAGACCATGTGGGCCGATACGGTCGAGGCGGCGCCCGGGTCCGTCAGCCAGGTGCGCGCCGCCGCGCATGAGCTGGTGACCTTCGCCAAGCGGCGCGGCGTGGCGATCATCCTTGTCGGCCATGTCACCAAGGACGGCCAGATCGCCGGGCCGCGGGTGGTCGAACACATGGTCGATACCGTGCTCTACTTCGAGGGCGAGCGCGGCCACCAGTTCCGCATCCTGCGCGCGGTGAAGAACCGCTTCGGCCCCGCGGATGAGATCGGGGTGTTCGAGATGACCGGCGGCGGGCTGGCGCAGGTCGCCAACCCCTCGGCGCTGTTCCTGTCGGAACGCGGGCAGGCGCAACCAGGATCGGCGGTGTTCGCCGGCATCGAGGGCACGCGCCCGGTGCTGACCGAAGTGCAGGCGCTGGTCGCGCCCTCCACCCTCGCCTCGCCGCGGCGCACGGTGGTGGGGCTCGATTCCGGCCGCGTGTCGACCATCCTTGCGGTGCTGGAAGCGCGCTGCGGCATCCCCTTCACCGGGCTCGACGTGTTCCTGAATGTTGCGGGGGGCATGCGCGTCAACGAACCCGCCGCCGACCTTGCCATCGCCGCCGCGCTGCTTTCGGCGCGCGAGGATGTGGCACTTCCGCCAGACATGGCGATATTCGGCGAAATCAGCCTGTCCGGCGCCCTGCGTCCGGTGGGGCAGGCGGAAAACAGGTTGAAAGAAGCGCAGAAACTTGGTTTTTCACAGGCGATCGCGCCCGAGCGGACCAAGATCGAAGGCATCGAGGGGATGCAGGTGCGCAAGATGTCCGATCTGACGGCATTCGTCGGCGAAATCTTCGGGGCGGGCTGA
- a CDS encoding LysM peptidoglycan-binding domain-containing protein gives MPRMIPDTLTLAAAPRRKPMRAALAGLSLLALAACQQSAGGFDMDLRSLGDGFSTTEAARNATAQRPQPDGRGVISYPNYQVAVAGRGDTVRTVAARVGLGADELARFNAVSADAALNPGEVLALPGRVTAAPVSGGSVTGGPIDITTIASGAIDRAQVPAGTVTAAAPAPTGTEPVRHRVVRGETAYTIARAYGVSVRSLADWNGLTGEMTVREGQYLLIPVVVAGVTQPANVTSAPGQGSATPAPPSASQPLPAERTVTASTPVATPPAPDLGGQTAASASAKFVMPVQGSIIRGYAPKKNDGIDISAAAGATVKAADAGTVAAITKDTDQVPILVIRHPGNLLTVYANIDGITVAKGATVARGQAIAKVRAGNPAFMHFEVRDGYDSVDPMKYLQ, from the coding sequence ATGCCGCGGATGATCCCTGACACCCTGACCCTGGCTGCCGCGCCAAGGCGCAAGCCGATGCGCGCGGCGCTGGCCGGCCTGTCGCTGCTGGCGCTGGCGGCCTGCCAGCAGAGCGCGGGCGGATTCGACATGGACCTGCGCAGCCTGGGCGACGGGTTCAGCACCACCGAGGCGGCGCGCAACGCGACCGCGCAGCGGCCGCAGCCCGACGGGCGCGGGGTGATCTCCTATCCGAACTACCAGGTGGCGGTGGCCGGGCGCGGCGACACGGTGCGCACGGTCGCGGCCCGAGTCGGCCTCGGCGCCGATGAGCTGGCGCGCTTCAACGCCGTATCTGCCGATGCAGCGCTGAACCCCGGCGAGGTGCTGGCACTGCCGGGCCGGGTGACCGCGGCGCCAGTGAGTGGCGGCAGCGTTACGGGCGGCCCCATCGACATCACCACCATCGCCTCGGGCGCCATCGACCGGGCGCAGGTGCCGGCCGGCACCGTGACGGCGGCCGCCCCTGCCCCGACCGGGACAGAGCCGGTGCGCCACCGCGTGGTCCGCGGCGAGACCGCCTATACCATCGCGCGCGCCTATGGCGTGTCGGTACGCTCGCTGGCGGACTGGAACGGGCTGACCGGCGAGATGACGGTACGCGAGGGGCAGTATCTGCTGATCCCGGTGGTGGTGGCGGGCGTGACCCAGCCTGCCAACGTGACCTCGGCCCCCGGGCAAGGCAGCGCGACCCCGGCGCCGCCCTCGGCCTCGCAGCCGCTGCCGGCCGAGCGGACCGTCACCGCCAGCACCCCGGTAGCAACGCCGCCCGCGCCCGATCTGGGCGGGCAGACCGCGGCCTCGGCCAGCGCCAAGTTCGTGATGCCGGTGCAGGGCAGCATCATCCGCGGCTATGCGCCCAAAAAGAATGACGGCATCGACATTTCCGCCGCCGCCGGCGCCACGGTGAAGGCTGCCGATGCGGGCACGGTCGCGGCGATCACCAAGGATACCGACCAGGTGCCGATCCTGGTGATCCGCCACCCGGGCAACCTGCTGACGGTCTATGCCAATATCGACGGGATCACCGTGGCCAAGGGCGCCACCGTGGCGCGCGGCCAGGCCATCGCCAAGGTGCGCGCCGGCAACCCCGCCTTCATGCATTTCGAGGTGCGCGACGGGTATGACAGCGTCGATCCGATGAAGTATTTGCAGTAG
- the purF gene encoding amidophosphoribosyltransferase produces MQPFLSHPFDDDKLKEECGVFGVIGVADAANFTALGMHALQHRGQEAGGIVAYDPETGFNSARRFGYVRDNFTSRSVMDTLPGSLAIGHVRYSTAGSKGNTAIRDVQPFFGEFSMGGAAIAHNGNLTNAAALRRELIERGSIFQSSSDSECIIHLMARSIQKNISERIKDALRRVEGAFSVIAMTRTKLIGVRDPLGVRPLVLGRVGEGWALSSETCALDIIGAEFIREIEPGEMVVIEHGEVQSSRPFGPAKSRFCIFEHVYFSRPDSILGGRSVYETRRQIGVELAIEAPVEADLVCPVPDSGTPAAIGYSQQSGIPYAMGIIRNQYMGRTFIEPTESIRNMGVLLKLNVNRALIKGKRVILVDDSVVRGTTSRKIKDMILDAGAAEVHFRIASPPTAWPCFYGVDTPDRDKLLAARMSEEEMREWIGVDSLKFISLDGLYRAAGEANGRNRASPQYCDACFSGEYPVAPADQIENGFQMKAAE; encoded by the coding sequence ATGCAGCCGTTCCTGAGCCACCCCTTCGACGACGACAAGCTGAAGGAGGAATGCGGGGTCTTCGGCGTGATCGGCGTCGCCGATGCCGCCAACTTCACCGCACTGGGCATGCACGCCCTGCAGCACCGGGGCCAGGAGGCCGGCGGTATCGTCGCCTATGACCCCGAGACGGGCTTCAACTCTGCCCGCCGCTTCGGCTATGTGCGCGACAACTTCACCAGCCGCTCGGTGATGGACACGCTGCCCGGCAGCCTTGCCATCGGCCATGTGCGCTATTCCACCGCCGGATCGAAGGGCAATACCGCGATCCGCGATGTGCAGCCGTTCTTCGGCGAGTTCTCGATGGGCGGCGCGGCCATCGCCCATAACGGCAACCTGACCAATGCCGCCGCGCTGCGCCGCGAGCTGATCGAGCGCGGGTCGATCTTCCAGTCCTCGTCGGACAGCGAATGCATCATCCACCTGATGGCCCGGTCGATCCAGAAGAACATCTCCGAGCGGATCAAGGATGCGCTGCGCCGGGTCGAGGGCGCCTTTTCCGTCATCGCCATGACCCGCACCAAGCTGATCGGGGTGCGCGACCCGCTGGGGGTGCGCCCGCTGGTTCTGGGCCGTGTCGGCGAGGGTTGGGCGCTGTCGTCGGAAACCTGCGCGCTCGACATCATCGGCGCCGAGTTCATCCGCGAGATCGAGCCCGGCGAGATGGTGGTGATCGAGCATGGCGAGGTGCAAAGCTCGCGCCCCTTCGGACCCGCCAAATCGCGCTTCTGCATCTTCGAGCATGTGTATTTCAGCCGCCCGGATTCGATCCTCGGCGGCCGTTCCGTCTATGAGACCCGCCGCCAGATCGGGGTGGAGCTGGCGATCGAGGCGCCGGTGGAGGCCGATCTGGTCTGCCCGGTGCCCGACTCTGGCACGCCCGCGGCCATCGGCTACAGCCAGCAATCGGGCATTCCCTATGCGATGGGGATCATCCGCAACCAGTATATGGGCCGGACCTTCATCGAGCCGACCGAGAGCATCCGCAACATGGGGGTGCTGCTGAAGCTGAACGTCAACCGGGCGCTTATCAAGGGCAAGCGGGTGATCCTGGTCGACGACTCGGTCGTGCGCGGCACCACCAGCCGCAAGATCAAGGACATGATCCTCGATGCCGGCGCCGCCGAGGTGCATTTCCGCATCGCCTCGCCACCGACCGCCTGGCCCTGCTTCTACGGCGTCGACACGCCCGACCGCGACAAGCTGCTGGCCGCGCGGATGAGCGAGGAAGAGATGCGCGAATGGATCGGCGTCGACAGCCTGAAGTTCATCTCGCTGGACGGGCTCTACCGCGCGGCGGGAGAGGCGAACGGGCGCAATCGTGCCAGCCCGCAATATTGCGACGCCTGCTTCTCGGGCGAATACCCGGTAGCCCCGGCCGACCAGATCGAGAACGGGTTCCAGATGAAGGCGGCGGAATAG
- a CDS encoding protein-L-isoaspartate(D-aspartate) O-methyltransferase, which yields MSHAPGPEEEAERKMRFLYTLRSKGVTDARVLSAMEKVDRGAFVKGLFAERAYEDMPLPIACGQTISQPSVVGLMTLALEVSARDKVLEVGTGSGYQAAILSHLARRIYTVDRHRRLVREADALFRALNLTNITAIAADGSHGLPDQAPFDRIIVTAAAEDPPGPLLAQLRIGGIMVLPVGQSDTVQSLIKVRRTAEGYEYEELRPVRFVPLVEGLGQD from the coding sequence ATGAGCCATGCGCCCGGGCCGGAAGAGGAGGCCGAACGCAAGATGCGCTTCCTCTATACGCTCCGGTCCAAGGGCGTGACGGATGCCCGGGTGCTGTCGGCGATGGAAAAGGTGGATCGCGGCGCCTTCGTGAAGGGGCTGTTCGCGGAACGCGCCTATGAGGACATGCCGCTGCCGATTGCCTGCGGGCAGACCATCAGCCAGCCGTCCGTCGTGGGGCTGATGACGCTGGCGCTGGAGGTCAGCGCGCGCGACAAGGTGCTGGAGGTCGGCACCGGCTCGGGCTATCAGGCGGCGATCCTCAGCCATCTGGCGCGGCGGATCTACACGGTGGACCGCCACCGAAGGCTGGTGCGCGAGGCAGATGCGCTGTTCCGGGCGCTGAACCTGACCAACATCACCGCGATTGCCGCCGATGGCAGCCACGGGCTGCCCGACCAGGCGCCGTTCGACCGCATCATCGTGACCGCGGCGGCGGAAGATCCGCCCGGGCCGCTCTTGGCCCAGTTGCGGATCGGCGGTATCATGGTGTTGCCGGTCGGGCAGTCGGATACGGTGCAAAGCCTGATAAAGGTACGGCGCACTGCCGAAGGGTACGAGTATGAGGAGCTTCGGCCGGTGCGGTTCGTGCCACTGGTCGAGGGGCTGGGTCAGGACTGA
- a CDS encoding CvpA family protein, whose product MEGFTVIDAVVAGVILLSAILAYSRGLVREILAIAGWVAAAVLAFVFAPQVEPLVRQVPILSDFLGDSCELSIIAAFAAVFALSLVVVSIFTPLFASAVQRSAIGGIDQGLGFLFGVARGVLLVAVAFVVYDRVVVDQSVPMVENSRSNKVFASVQANLDERMPEDAPGWIVGKYEQLVGACGIPATAPAAEPVPGAAAPAIPGN is encoded by the coding sequence ATGGAAGGTTTTACCGTAATCGACGCGGTAGTGGCAGGTGTGATCCTGCTCTCTGCGATACTGGCCTACAGCCGCGGGCTCGTGCGCGAGATCCTGGCGATTGCCGGATGGGTCGCCGCCGCGGTGCTGGCCTTCGTATTCGCGCCGCAGGTAGAGCCGCTGGTGCGGCAGGTGCCGATCCTGAGCGACTTCCTGGGCGACAGTTGCGAGCTGTCGATCATCGCCGCCTTTGCCGCGGTCTTCGCGCTGAGCCTGGTGGTGGTGTCGATCTTCACGCCGCTGTTCGCTTCGGCGGTGCAGCGCTCGGCCATCGGCGGCATCGACCAGGGGCTTGGCTTCCTGTTCGGCGTGGCGCGGGGGGTGCTGCTGGTGGCGGTGGCCTTCGTGGTCTATGACCGGGTGGTGGTCGACCAGTCGGTGCCGATGGTGGAAAATTCGCGCTCCAACAAGGTCTTCGCCTCGGTGCAGGCCAATCTGGACGAACGGATGCCCGAGGATGCTCCGGGCTGGATCGTCGGGAAATACGAACAACTGGTCGGCGCCTGCGGCATACCCGCCACAGCGCCAGCGGCAGAGCCGGTTCCGGGCGCAGCCGCTCCGGCGATCCCGGGAAACTGA